Genomic window (Temnothorax longispinosus isolate EJ_2023e chromosome 3, Tlon_JGU_v1, whole genome shotgun sequence):
gctcGAAAGATAATGCGAAGAATGCGAGGGACGGAACGTCCTCTGCCTCGGCGCGCCCCGCGCGGTGACGTCACGGCCTACCCAGCCTACGCGGCACCGCGCGCCGCGGCACGacgcgcgcggccgcggccgcgccgattcaaaaatatcgaaaacgaaTAGATCAACGATAAGAGAACCACGTATGCCGAATCTTTCGTTGATTTTTACAAGTTTAACTGGCCGTATTCTGCGTTTTGTCTCAATGGTGTCTGATCGACGTCGCGTAGCTGTCTCTCGAAATGCGAGTGTTGTATGCCTGTGCGAACATCATTAGCCTGGATTAATTAACTTCCACGAATCAATAATCGAGGCGATGGTCGCTGTTTAAGGAGGGTGGCTAGTGTCATTGCGGGGCAGGCAGCAAGAGGGGAAAGCTTATAGGTGTAGCGTTGCTTTTtgctgcctctctctctccaacgcccaatatatatttatgtctcTTTTAAGTGCAGAAAGTTCAAGCGCGCACATAGCCTGCACTTTTACACGGACGCTGCCAACTCTAAATAATCACATTTTTCATCGCGAGAAATAAACGAGTTTgagcaaatatatatgtggaaTGCATTTTATTAGCTATTTCTTAAGgttttaatttgttgtttgtacaattaaaaCCCAAATACGTTATTATTCACGTTGAAATTTGGCAACCACGCAATTTCGTTCTCAGTAGCTGGTAGCACTGATACAATAACCTCGGGCCTCGGGAAGACAGGAACGCGAGAGCACGCGAGAgatcttgaaatatttaattttggtgTTCTCGACGAAAATGAAAAGGTGGAAAGGAAAACTGCAAACTGTAAAGCAGTACAATCGTCGTTTAAAGCAAGTGGAGAATGGAAAGCggcgaagaaaagaagaagagacaGAAGAGACAGAAGAAACAGAATGCGTGGTCGATGGGCGAcgtataattgatttaaaggTTATGTCGCAACACATGATCTGTACTTTCTGTAAAGAGGATTTATGGAtgagaaatattaaacaagaaaAGAGATATGGTTTGGCTTCAGTATTTTCTGTACTCTGCCAAAACTGCCTGCTAATGAATAAGGTACCGAGTGGATATATGCATCCTGGACCAAATAAGTTGCAATACGATGTCAACACTAAATCAGCGTTAGGTAAGTTGTacattataaatctttttacatatttgcaaaattgtatacttcattaataaaaataaaaattaaataaaatatttacattttctaacGATGGGACTTTTGTACAGGGACTGTACACTCAGGATTAGGATACACATCTGTTAACAAGTATCTGCAGTGCCTGAATATCCCGAACATGAGTCCGTCCTCGTACAAACgatatgagagagagattggACCTATAATTGAAGTAGTTGCAAAGCAAAGCTGTCAAGAAGCCACAAAATTAGAACAATCTTTAACAATACAAAATGTGGAGTCTTTGGAAAGACTTTTGTAAGTTTATTGGCGTCAGGATTTTTACGAGCATTTGTTTTCTCTATTCTCACTAAATTGCATAAgtcaataataattgtattagaCATAATAGTATTAGACTtagacttttttttacaacaaaatccagttttttcaaatgtttattttttattttaaaagtttatattcttttaatgataatgaatTTTACAATGATTACATGCATAAGCAGGATTATAggaaatatacatacaaatttttaataattgtacatatgaatattataaaatgactcgtaaataataaaagaaattatgtttGTATccaatctaaaattataaataaaatctataattatacacAGCAAAAACTCagacatttattatatctctttcGTATTCTTActctcattattttttcctaATGATGTATAGGCCTGAAGATCTTCGAAGCGGGTTTCTAGTTAGAAGTAGAGAAGAATCCGAAGATTCAGTTCTATTAACGAAAGAAACAGATGATTCTAGAAGTAGAGAAGAATCCGAAGATTTAGTTCTATCGACGAAAGAAACAGATGGTTCGCGTGAATTTCAAGAAAACTATAACGCGTCAGACGAATCAATCGATCAAGCGATGAATGATTTAACACGAATCTTTATTTCTTACGACATGGGTTGGAGCAAACGAGGCTCAGGGCGTCAGTATGACAGTTTAAATGGCTACGCTTCTATAATCGGGACGCAGTCTGGTAAAGTCTTAGATTTTGCAACGAGAAACAGGGAGTGCCGCTTATGCTATTTAGGAAAAGCGAAGGAAAAGCATGATTGTCGTCTAAATTTCAACGGCAGTGCCAAAGCAATGGAGCCTGATACTGCAGCTCAACTAGCGGCTAATAGCACGATTTTGAAGTCGCAAAACGTACAAGTTGGAGTTTTCATAGGTGATGATGACAGTTCAAGTATCTGCGCTGTGAGAAATGCATGCAGTCACCCCGTTGTGAAGCACTCAGACAAAAACCACACTTCGAGAGGTGTGACAAATATGTTATACAAAATTGACAAGAGAAGTGATGCTAATAAAGAGCTGACGTCAGAAGCtatcaaatatttacacaGATGTTTCACATATGCTGTATCCCAGAATCCAGGAAATCCGGATAATTTGGCTGCTGCAATCAGGAACATCCCATTCCATGCTTTTAACATGCATGATAATTGCGGAGATTGGTGCAATTATTCGAAGGATCCGGAAAATTACACACATTCAACCGTTCTTGGTGGTTTTCAAAACGAACGTTTATTTGAAGAGTTAaaagaactttttaataaattggcAAACAACGCAGAGAAATTCTCGACTGGCGCTTCGAGCCAGGCTAATGAAAGCCTGAATAACATTATGTCAAAGAAAGCGCCAAAAGCCGTGTGCTACAGTCTTTCCGAATCTGCTGATTTTAGATATGCATCCGCGGTTGCCCAGAAAAATTACGGAGAAAATATGTAGAAgaggtatataaatattacgaatTGAGTCCAGGATCACATTTGTCTAAACACGTAGAAAGATGTGCAAAATCAGCTCGGATACGGTCGACGAAAGCGAAGACACCACTTTTCAAAGCGCGAAGACGAGCTCTCAGAAAACAGAGATCTCAATTACGAAACAGACGGGATCATCTCGAAGGTGAAACTTATAGCAGTCACATCGGTCTATTGAGCATGCCTGCAGTAGAAACTGACCGCGATACATCATCTACTGAGTTGTCAAGCTTAGCAAACAATTTCGATCACGATAATAACTTAACAGCTTTGGTTTTTTTCGATTTGGAAACTGCGGGGTTAAAACTGACTTGCGAAGTCTTACATGTTGCTATGAAATGTGGGAGCACAATGTTCAATGAATACATAAGGCCAaacgaaaatatatctttggCTGCTTCAAAAGTCAATGGACTAACCAACGAAGGACACGATCTATTCTTACACGGAAGAAGCGTACCTGCGAAGCCTTTGCACGTAGTTGCGAACGAATTGCTCCAATTTTTAAAGGGTTTACAGAAGCCTTGCGTGTTAATTGCACATAATTGTGCCTTTGATGCTCCACGACTTATACGTCTTATCAATCAAGTAGGCCTCGTCACAGAATTTATCCACGTTATTGACGGTTTCGTAGACACTCTGCCACTTTTTAGGAATAAGTTTCCCGGTGAAGATTGCAGTTTAGCAAAGCTGGCAGCTCGAAACTTTGCTCTACATCCCGAAAAAGCTCACGATGCAATGTACGATGTAGTAATGCTACAGAACGTGGCCTTTTATAACTTCACAGTCGACGAATTACTTACCAGTAATAAAAGTACGTAGAAATGTTGCAATACGACAAGAATTTCAAATCACTTGTACCTTTGTCAAATTCCGTATCCAACgagataagaaaaagaatggcTAATGCAGGTATTAGCTACGTCCTATTACAACATGCATACAGCCAAGGAAAGGAAGAGATTATATCACTacttgaaaagaaagagaatggAAAAAAGCAAgtgattaaaacaaaaaaaatgctgAATATTATCATAAGTCATTTCGAAGAGTTGCTCAAATAAATTTGTGATATGTATGCTGTGAGCTATATTTAAGTATTACTGTTTTTGCACATGTCATGTGCTGcgttataaagtttaatagcataacatatttgtttaataaaaaatgtattaatttattttatatataatattatattattttatattttcaacaagtttgttcaattttcaattaacaaattttaatttgcattacGTCTCTCTACATTTGATTCTACATCATTttgtaatgataaaaaataattataatgaaataataaaataaagcgtcaattatttgacaattGTTTTCATCAAATTGTGatacgaaaatttattttctctgtaTAACCTGTGACTGAATTATGGCCCCATTGGCACCCATAATTTATCAGGGCCGACTCTAATGCGACGTTGCCGCTCTCCGTCGCGTGCTCGATAGCTTTACGCGAAATAGCTACAACatgctgttttatttttataatttcttgctAACTATGTAGACAAATCGTTTGAGCCTTGGCAAGGCTCCTTcctaaatatgtaaagaattatttgcacctattttcattacattcttatcatttttaatatgctttcAAGGATTATATTACAGATATCGTGACATTTTGGTTATGTCGCCCATGTATAAGAGTACaacttcaataattaattactcgacaACCATGCAGACGATCGTCTTCAACTTTGGCACGGACGACAGATTCCTATAGACGAATGTCCTCCATAAATTTTAACTAATTCTTATCAAATTGATTTGACTAGCCACCCTTCTTAATCGgagcaaatatttttgcgcgatttatctgtatttaagaaatatattaattgtacaatacaaatgtaaaagagttttatctataattttatgatacataCGTATTccaatatatatgtgtatattttaatatatattttatatacatgcatattcGGGAATCGAGGAATGGAAATTACAATTCTAACTATCATTTTGCCGCGATAGATATTTCGCACAAAATCTTTCGTTAACGTTGCTTTAATTCCagtatagatatgtataaaattttgcgCTGAAATTTGGAATAGAGTTCtgtttataatttcatgtaCCGTATATTGcgagaaaaatttagaaaattaaaatacacgcatgtatataaaatatatattaaaaaataaattggaataagcaagtaaaattataaaataaattcttttttttttaatatttgtataattaatacaatatatatttcttgaatataaaattacaaatagaattcttttatatttacacgATTCTCGCATCACACTTTAAACTTTTTACTGATTTTAATGCAGTTTCatgtagggtagaccggggacaaaagtaacattttgagtttaagattttataacaattaaaatataatatctacgtAAAAAAGACCTGTACCTTTAgatgtagaatttatttaactacaaaattattttgtgctGAATTCAGTAATGTAActaggaaaaaagttattattgtttaaagaatatgaGGAATACTGTTACAACCGTCCCACCCCCgggacaattgtaacagcAGAAGGGGACGATTGTACCACatcatttataaacaaaataatggttatttagtaggtttaattaatcaatcttacgaatttaatgataaaataatttgttacatgaaaatatcagtatttttttacattatagcaaataaaaacaaataatactgttttctcaactaaaaactttatataatcatatatattttaaaaattaaccataataaaataaaaaagaaacagaaataagctctctctctgtctttccttctaacataaacataaaaaatttataatattataaatataaatctaacattaatataaaaactgaaaataaaggaatcacgcaaaaaaatctattttttttgttttttagcGGTAGCACGGCAAGATTTCTTTGGTTTACTTTGCATAttcgaaagattttttttaactcttttcttttgcttttcttCATACTCTTCAAACGCCTGTTCGTATAAATTTACTTCTTTCGTGCCCCGTTGCGTCTTGCGTTTTCTTGTTCGCGGCATTCTacgaagaaaaatacaaataacattgtaaaaaacaACACTAAAATAAGGCCAACCAAACGGGGTTAGGTTAAGTTGAAGTTGTCCCCGAGCAACGGTGACAATTGTAACGCTACAACTGTCCCCAGGCATTgatgttacaattgtcccctaatgatattttatgatttagcGTTACAACTCCGTTGCTGCATATTGGTGAGTGAGAAGTTAACGTTTGTCTTATAAATCGAGGTAATGGATCTGTGAAAACTgtatgagatatatataagatgtgtatacagatatatgtatCAAACGTTATaagaattacaaatatataaatatcatagaTTCCTTACTTTAAGATAGATGGGCTGGAATAaagtagatatttatatatatttaatcctgaagattatgtgtatttatttgtCGAGTTATTATGTGCGAGAACGATTTTCGCACGACagatatattacttttaaatctgGTAGGAACGTCATCCTTTACACTTCTTGTCTTTTCAGGCAACTCAATTAAGAATACCATGAGGATACCTAcatactattaatataatttgacaattttaatacaaaatacgatattagtttaaaaatttagtatatgttaaaatattgatattagtaatttagaaatagctcctaatatttcatatttagagatacttatttattatttaatatacagatTATGATTAAGACTCTAACTTGTAACGTTTCGAACATTATGTAAGTAGTTAAATTTGTGACATCATTATTTAGACAAATAGTGAAACATAAGgtataagaagaaaatatgaaataaaactgtagtaaataaaatagtcatttttataatataaagctATTAAGTATCTTCATGGTAATTCACATCCCTTGAACGATGGAGATTGGATCAACGTATTTATGcattgcatataaataaaataaaaataaattgatataagtATGACAGGGAAAGACAGCCGATATTCACTAGTTAGAaagtattttactttattttttctctcatcCTCCTctcaaatataagattttaagaTGGGATTTCTCTCGAGCCCTTTATTATCTCTATcaggattaaatattgtacaaataaTTCAACAAAGCAATACAtagaaatctttttcaatatgtatataaacccGAAAGGGGCAGAAATTATCTTCCTGTTGCATATATTCTaacaagtttattttataaaaaaaatgaatattaattatatttattttatcatatgtaGGGAAGACCGGAGCACCATGAGCTACGGGGTACCATGGGTCATTGACTGTTTAGGGTAATCCAAAATGTTTAGGTTGATTCAACTAATTGTGGATCAAACAGGTTTGTAAGCCGTTATTCTTTCTCAAATGTCTATcactttattaacaaaaatatgtcattttacaatatctatCTTACggtttttatttccatttatcaatttttgaacaaatataaacaaaatattcaacCGTGTGTCAACTTTGcacaataattacattacaataatatttaatataaccaaaaaaattatttataaaaattttgtagtaatttattttgcatagaATCAATACTATATGTtgattagaattataaatacaatcgggattataaaattagatttctaATACtagaattattcaaataatttgcaCGCTAGAAGttgactaacaataagcaaaaataactatttcgaataatttctatattttagtatCCGGATATGTTGTACAATTCTACTTTGTgtgtacaaattataactttaatacAAATGTGTACATTACATACGACATTATATAGcacatgaataaatttaaatattaatatataaagagtaTAAGAGAGCATATAAAGAGAGCTCAGTTACACGGCGATATCAGATTTACtagtaagtaattattaaaacaattagtaaattatacatttataaagaaGTTAATGTCTAATTAATAAGAGATTGCATTTTGTTATTACGTAACGTAAAGCGATGTTACTAATTATTCGTCAAATGCGCTTGGTTGATATATTCCATTATCCAAATCACAACAGTTGCTGGTGTTACATGTCATATGGCTTCTAGATTTTATCAGGCATCCTAGATCCTTGTTGTCCGCTATGATtagatttgtatatttatacacagagtaattaaaaattgaaagagtACAGTCGCCGCCAATGATTCCTTTTCTGAGGTATTCTTATGTTTCCCCCTTATCCCAGGAAAGGAATCATTGGCGGCGACTGTACCAATGTTATTAGAATTACAATGATTTTGCTCTCAtgatgtataatatttgattattaaaccaaaactgtgacttatattatttatatttcttaaaatggaATATCTATAGAATTACTATTTAGATTCCATAATACCTGAGCAGTTACTCGTTTATGAAAGTATTTATACCGATTACTGAATatgtagataatatataaataacagcaTATCTGAGTTAACagaaattgatgtaaaattgttcagaatagttgtaattttatttaactcaagtaattataataatttataaaataatacgttaaatattgtattcaaattttatataattttttatttctaaatattaaatatgttattttctaATGGTATActaaaatagtaattaaatatattaattacggctattcttccgaaaacgtccgtgctccgatttaggtgaaacttCGTGCATgaataggttccttttagataaaaaagacatataccaaaaaatttttcgcgaCTCAAAAGTTAaccaactttttaaatatttttagtatgtgtcttttttatttatctaaaaggaacctattTACAAAGTTTGACCTAAATTGGAGCACGGATGTCTTCGGAAATTTTGTCTTAATTACTAAggaaaaatactaatatttgtGACATTTACCTCTGCTGATCTTCTTGATTTTCAGAACGTCGCTCATGTCTATCATTATGAAAACTTGTGGACGCATAATTTCCTGCAGTTACAGGTTGTTGTATCGTTGCACCTACGTTATAATAACCAGTTCCTCCGCCAGATTCTGAGTGCTTGTTTATATTACGACACTTAGCctgatgaaattttaaatgctCTTCACATTGCATTCTTTCATCAATTCTTCCATCAAATGTGTCAATAGACCAACTGCAATGTTTGCAGTTTGCTTTTAAATTTTCCGTGTCGACTGTGAAGTATTGCGATAGTTCGCtaaacttattaatttcttctcgTGTTTTATCAAGCACTTTTATATGTCTATTCAGATGGTTATTTAAAGTACTCTTATAATATACACGAACACCTTTTCCACAAATTATGCAATTCGGAATATACTTCTGTTCGTGTGTGAAATATCGCCATGGCGAGCAATTTCGTCTTTCGTCTTTCCATATAAAGTTGCCTTCCGTAGTAAATGTATCATGGAAATGGAACAAGTGTGCTTCTACATATAGTTCACTTTTCCTTTTAAAGACTTGTTCACAATTATCGCACTGTATATCATTGCAATTGGGTAAAGTACTGCAAACTTCccaaatgttattaatatgacGTATTTGAGCTGCCATTATATCCGCACTATATCACGGAGAATGTCTTACTAAATGTGACATGTACTGACTACGCCAAGGAAAATATTCGGAACAACCGTTTGATGAAGGTTGAAGAGAAACATGCGAATCTttt
Coding sequences:
- the LOC139810346 gene encoding uncharacterized protein; protein product: MKRWKGKLQTVKQYNRRLKQVENGKRRRKEEETEETEETECVVDGRRIIDLKVMSQHMICTFCKEDLWMRNIKQEKRYGLASVFSVLCQNCLLMNKVPSGYMHPGPNKLQYDVNTKSALGTVHSGLGYTSVNKYLQCLNIPNMSPSSYKRYEREIGPIIEVVAKQSCQEATKLEQSLTIQNVESLERLLPEDLRSGFLVRSREESEDSVLLTKETDDSRSREESEDLVLSTKETDGSREFQENYNASDESIDQAMNDLTRIFISYDMGWSKRGSGRQYDSLNGYASIIGTQSGKVLDFATRNRECRLCYLGKAKEKHDCRLNFNGSAKAMEPDTAAQLAANSTILKSQNVQVGVFIGDDDSSSICAVRNACSHPVVKHSDKNHTSRGVTNMLYKIDKRSDANKELTSEAIKYLHRCFTYAVSQNPGNPDNLAAAIRNIPFHAFNMHDNCGDWCNYSKDPENYTHSTVLGGFQNERLFEELKELFNKLANNAEKFSTGASSQANESLNNIMSKKAPKAVCYSLSESADFRYASAVAQKNYGENM